From the genome of Lepidochelys kempii isolate rLepKem1 chromosome 17, rLepKem1.hap2, whole genome shotgun sequence, one region includes:
- the LOC140899854 gene encoding uncharacterized protein, producing the protein MDMDLNYELDQPGVLCQTSPESPQTLNGYLETTTHIHQPGDTDLASFIPTHSPARPHLRKGIRLFSAAPVRPAVQPLPWAVGEQPFQQEAERLGGCCRLESPITPASLQQLRAIGSRPGRAGARCPGLARRRQRGRSHPTDWGRAPPGCDCDTAGGAARGPAAPAQRRAAMERQEQAGPAGAAEPGESPDAQFQAVVQRTQVLLLAGETWEADRARAALSSFAHEVLPVARRSASPAPPSAPPAGQLVFFLCRAPSLRGRAERLREVLRGVREQSRGAPAALVGVIVQPRPEEEAEARRRLEELLLEVFQPPASGPGAAPRVEVHTAVFRPGRPEGALEVKKAACEALREEPEDAVWVSRATLFKALGALCVACAGIIGSQYMNTRT; encoded by the exons ATGGACATGGATCTCAATTATGAATTAGACCAGCCAGGTGTCCTTTGCCAGACTTCGCCAGAGTCTCCACAGACTCTGAATGG TTATCTGGAGACCACGACACACATTCATCAACCAGGAGACACAGACTTAGCTTCATTTATCCCTACACACTCACCTGCACGCCCACACCTCCGAAAGGGCATCCGCCTGTTCTCGGCCGCCCCAGTCCGGCCTGCGGTGCAGCCTctaccctgggcagtgggggaacAGCCCTTCCAGCAGGAGGCAGAGCGGCTCGGGGGCTGCTGCCGGCTGGAGTCACCAATAACCCCTGCGAGCCTGCAGCAGCTGCGAGCTATTGGGAGCCGGCCCGGCCGGGCAGGAGCTCGCTGCCCTGGGCTCGCCCGCCGGAGGCAGCGCGGACGGAGCCACCCTACAGACTGGGGCCGCGCCCCTCCCGGGTGCGATTGTGACACGGCCGGGGGCGCAGCTCGTGGCCCCGCGGCCCCGGCCCAGCGGCGGGCGGCCATGGAGCGGCAGGAGCAGGCGGGGCCGGCGGGCGCCGCCGAGCCCGGGGAGAGCCCGGACGCGCAGTTCCAGGCCGTGGTGCAGCGGACGcaggtgctgctgctggccgGCGAGACGTGGGAGGCGGACCGCGCCCGGGCCGCGCTCAGCTCCTTCGCCCACGAGGTGCTGCCCGTGGCCCGCCGCTCCGCCAGCCCCGCGCCGCCCAGCGCGCCGCCGGCCGGGCAGCTCGTCTTCTTCCTGTGCCGCGCCCCGTCGCTGCGGGGCCGGGCCGAGCGGCTGCGGGAGGTGCTGCGGGGCGTGCGGGAGCAGAGCCGCGGCGCGCCCGCCGCCCTGGTCGGGGTGATCGTGCAGCCCCGGccggaggaggaggcggaggcgcgGCGCCGCCTGGAGGAGCTGCTCCTCGAGGTCTTCCAGCCGCCGGCGTCGGGGCCGGGCGCCGCGCCGCGGGTCGAGGTGCACACGGCCGTGTTCCGCCCCGGCCGGCCCGAGGGGGCCCTGGAGGTCAAGAAAGCCGCTTGCGAGGCCCTGAGGGAAGAGCCAG AAGATGCTGTTTGGGTTTCACGAGCCACCCTCTTCAAAGCCCTGGGGGCGCTCTGTGTGGCGTGCGCTGGTATTATTGGAAGCCAGTACATGAATACTCGCACCTGA